From the genome of Halictus rubicundus isolate RS-2024b chromosome 2, iyHalRubi1_principal, whole genome shotgun sequence, one region includes:
- the LOC143363363 gene encoding CIMIP2 protein CG18335 — translation MTAGAELLATPEPHLVPGYAGYCPQYRYRCGETYGSITHKLLLDPTVNHADTLILSNRVTDDYEVQRPPKNDIDIVNSRYKRTDPIFYHPLMPGYEGFTPRLNARNGQRYTVLATEGLAEFERQQLKNKAALNELKKTVALQSGHGEPRNLEDRLLIKSEFKLPMLAVRPDCVGVMRNLFLDEQYEQPKDHSPSPYFMDNANPKKYFISRYAGHIPYGYAHFGVSNVPATNSALTEFTSNYRKRQSTEWAPATITRPDPPLIIQPTTIYHKHVGMLPNYLGHVPGETYRFGKTFGADTKDAKRWLRGDFSV, via the exons atgacCGCTGGTGCAGAATTGTTGGCTACTCCAGAGCCACACCTCGTTCCCGG ATACGCTGGATATTGCCCTCAATACCGTTATAGATGTGGCGAAACTTACGGAAGCATAACACACAAATTGCTTCTTGATCCAACAGTGAATCATGCGGACACACTGATCTTATCGAATAGAGTCACCGACGATTACGAG GTTCAAAGACCGCCGAAAAATGACATAGACATTGTAAATTCCCGATACAAAAGGACCGACCCCATATTTTATCATCCCCTCATGCCAGGCTATGAAG GTTTTACACCAAGATTAAATGCCAGGAATGGACAAAGATATACTGTACTTGCTACTGAAGGACTTGCTGAATTTGAACGACagcaattaaaaaataaagcaGCTCTTAATGAATTGAAGAAAACTGTAGCTCTGCAGAGCGGCCATGGTGAACCGCGAAACTTAGAAGATCGTCTG CTTATTAAAAGTGAATTCAAATTACCCATGCTTGCTGTTCGTCCTGATTGTGTTGGAGTAATGAGAAACCTATTTTTGGATGAACAATACGAACAACCTAAAGACCACTCCCCATCCCCCTACTTTATGGACAACGCAAATcccaagaaatattttattagtc GATATGCCGGTCACATACCATACGGATACGCACATTTCGGCGTTTCAAATGTTCCCGCCACAAACAGTGCACTAACTGAATTTACATCGAATTACCGAAAACGACAAAGCACCGAATGGGCACCGGCAACGATTACACGACCCGATCCACCGCTCATAATTCAACCAACCACAATCTACCACAAACACGTTGGCATGCTTCCAAACTATCTGGGTCACGTACCCGGTGAAACATACAG ATTCGGTAAAACTTTCGGCGCTGATACAAAGGACGCAAAAAGATGGTTGCGTGGAGACTTTTCCGTATAA